The nucleotide window CCACAACCACATCGTGCACGTTGACCAATGGCCGACAGGCAAAGGTCGAAAAGCCTTCGAAGCAATTGACCAGCCCTGCCGGCTCACCGCCGACAAACGCCAGTACGCTGAAGGCATGGGGACGTTTGGCCAGCTCCCCCGGCAGTTGTTGCAATCTATCGACGGGTAACGGGTGACCGCCGCCCATCGGGTCTTCGGCGTAGTGGTTCAATACAAGACAAATCGCCTCGGCATGCACCGGGTTCGAGTAGCTGGCCTGAAGCACTAGAATTTCTGCGGATTCCATTTCCACCCTCGATCACACATAAAGTTGCCCCAGCTCGCCTCTTGCGCACTGAAAGGTCCTGCGACCTTATCGCGAGCGCCGGGGTGCCGACAACCGGATCCTCTCGCCCCGTTGCACCTCCTCCCGGGCATCAAGTCTGGGCAAAACGTTTTAGCTGCATTTCCTGCAAACGGCTGAGGGTGCGGCGGAACGGGAATTCCAGATAGCCCTCGGTGTACAACGCCTCCATCGGCACCTGCGCCTCGAGGTACAGCGGCACCTTGCGGTCATAGCATTCGTCCACCAGGGCGATGAACCGCCGCACGCCGTCGTCATGCACCGACAACTGGGGCAACTCGCGATCCCCCGCCGCCACTCGCTCGACACCGTCTTCAGTGCCACGGGCGATGCGCCCTTCACGCTTTTGCGCGCTGAGGTTGGGTACCTCACTCAGCACAATAGCGGTGAAGGTGTC belongs to Pseudomonas sp. B21-015 and includes:
- a CDS encoding GNAT family N-acetyltransferase, with protein sequence MESAEILVLQASYSNPVHAEAICLVLNHYAEDPMGGGHPLPVDRLQQLPGELAKRPHAFSVLAFVGGEPAGLVNCFEGFSTFACRPLVNVHDVVVVSKFRGLGLSQKMLHKVEDIARQRGCCKITLEVLEGNPVAQASYGKFGFSPGMFDPAHGRMLFWTKAL